In Nitrosophilus labii, the following proteins share a genomic window:
- a CDS encoding sodium-dependent transporter, with product MKIQRFSRVGFIMAAAGSAVGLGNIWKFPYMTGEYGGGAFVLVYLFTIAFIGFSVMVAEMLIGALGRKDTVGSFETLAPPNKKYWKYAGLIGFNGIIIMTFYSVVIGWIFYYLIILMFGLPSTTEDAKTIFDTLVTQSPGVAIFYHTIAVIIVGYIVHKGIKSGIEKINLILMPALMLILFGLLLYAFSLDGFTKAWSFMFEPKWDKLNSEAIVRAVGHSFFTLSLGMGAIMTYAASLPKDANITKTAFIVTFMDTFIALIAGLVIFSFLFQFGASPSQGPGLVFISLPTILDNFGSLGIIFALLFFLSLAFAGITSAISLVEPVVQYLIDRFDFSRTKAVAFISSIYWLVGIAALLSYTKGWGDLFSIAGKPIFDILEYTTDSILLPLGGLLIAIFIGYEIHQDRVKAELEPEMGEKVYKVWRFSIRYIAPISLLFMMLNLMGIIKI from the coding sequence GTGAAAATTCAACGCTTTAGCCGAGTTGGCTTTATTATGGCAGCTGCAGGAAGCGCAGTTGGACTGGGAAATATATGGAAATTTCCATATATGACGGGAGAGTATGGCGGCGGTGCGTTTGTTTTAGTTTATCTGTTCACAATAGCTTTTATCGGTTTTTCTGTAATGGTTGCTGAAATGCTTATTGGCGCTCTGGGTAGAAAAGATACGGTAGGAAGTTTTGAAACTTTAGCTCCGCCAAATAAAAAATATTGGAAATACGCTGGTTTGATAGGTTTTAACGGTATTATCATTATGACTTTCTACTCAGTGGTCATCGGATGGATTTTTTATTATCTGATCATACTGATGTTTGGACTGCCATCAACTACTGAAGATGCAAAAACAATTTTTGATACTTTGGTAACACAAAGCCCAGGAGTTGCTATTTTTTATCATACGATTGCAGTCATTATAGTAGGATATATAGTACATAAAGGAATTAAAAGCGGTATAGAAAAGATAAATCTTATACTTATGCCGGCACTAATGTTAATCCTTTTTGGACTTCTTTTGTACGCTTTCTCTTTAGATGGATTTACTAAGGCTTGGAGTTTTATGTTTGAGCCAAAATGGGATAAGCTAAACTCAGAAGCGATAGTAAGAGCAGTTGGCCACTCATTTTTTACCCTCTCTCTTGGTATGGGGGCTATTATGACATACGCTGCTTCTTTGCCAAAAGATGCAAATATAACTAAAACAGCATTTATAGTAACCTTTATGGACACTTTTATAGCACTTATAGCCGGTTTGGTTATCTTTAGTTTTCTTTTTCAGTTTGGCGCATCGCCATCTCAAGGGCCGGGACTTGTTTTTATCTCTTTACCAACTATTTTAGACAATTTTGGCTCTTTGGGTATTATTTTTGCTCTACTCTTTTTTTTATCTTTAGCATTTGCCGGTATCACTTCGGCTATAAGCCTTGTCGAGCCGGTAGTTCAATATCTAATAGATAGATTCGATTTTAGCAGGACCAAAGCGGTAGCTTTTATAAGCTCTATTTACTGGCTTGTTGGTATAGCCGCTCTGCTCTCTTATACCAAAGGGTGGGGAGATCTTTTTAGTATAGCGGGTAAACCAATATTTGATATATTAGAGTATACTACCGACTCTATACTATTGCCTCTAGGAGGACTTTTGATAGCAATTTTTATAGGTTATGAAATACATCAAGATAGAGTAAAAGCCGAGTTAGAACCGGAAATGGGAGAAAAAGTTTATAAAGTCTGGAGATTTTCAATCCGCTATATAGCTCCTATATCCCTACTTTTTATGATGTTAAACTTAATGGGAATTATAAAAATATGA
- a CDS encoding EAL domain-containing response regulator, with amino-acid sequence MDIKKLQEEAKNFNVLLVEDNEKVLQVTKTLLLKFFKDVKVAFNGKEGLEIFGKEKFDIVITDINMPKMNGLVMIRKIRQIDQEVPIIVLSAYNETNYFIELIKEGVDGYLIKPIQFEQLTTTLQKVVSTLRQRREAERYKYLLEQYKEAVDEGTIVSKTDTTGKITYVNENFEKISKYSKEELIGKPHNIIRHPDVPKDFFKKLWETILAKKTFKGVIRNLDKDGKTYYVQSTIKPILDNKGNIQEFFSIRQDITHTMNPKKLLLEALKEVKNKLFVLMKLEQYSLLEEFYPQEILEKLEKKVLNYLNTFFYQYFHTDYIFHLGNGEYALLIEKNLSNEQIVESLKKVQKKIQQDEIIIDQFIQYNISVLISVVYEGDYFYESAIFGLKKLEKEQKYFIVANNLANEYRKRVKENIKVIKEIKYALNNDSILVYYQPIVDSNTSEIVKYEALVRMRSSNGEIKSPFYFLGASKLSNLYPKITQTVIERTITLLHNTDKRVSINLSVLDIENDEMRSNIIHILSEHRPCVDRITFELLEDEKVHDFKVVKNFIKLIKSMGATIAIDDFGKGYSNYSRLIEYEPDFLKIDGSLIKDIDRNPISHSVVKSIVTFAKEQKMKTVAEFVENDITVKILQNLGVDLVQGYFFGKPQPLEFKDGGNV; translated from the coding sequence ATGGATATAAAGAAATTGCAAGAAGAAGCTAAAAATTTTAATGTTTTGCTTGTGGAAGATAATGAAAAAGTTTTACAAGTAACAAAAACTCTTCTTCTAAAATTTTTCAAAGATGTAAAAGTTGCGTTTAACGGTAAAGAAGGTCTTGAAATTTTTGGAAAAGAGAAGTTCGATATAGTAATCACTGATATAAATATGCCTAAAATGAACGGGCTTGTCATGATACGCAAAATCCGTCAAATTGACCAAGAGGTTCCAATAATAGTTTTGTCGGCCTATAATGAGACAAACTACTTTATTGAGTTGATAAAAGAGGGTGTGGACGGGTATCTTATCAAGCCAATTCAGTTTGAACAGTTGACTACTACTTTACAAAAAGTAGTTTCAACGTTGAGACAAAGAAGAGAAGCTGAGCGTTATAAATATCTTTTGGAGCAGTACAAAGAGGCTGTTGACGAGGGTACGATAGTTTCAAAAACTGATACGACCGGAAAGATAACTTATGTGAACGAAAACTTTGAAAAAATCTCTAAATATTCCAAAGAGGAACTTATAGGTAAACCTCACAATATTATTAGACATCCAGATGTTCCCAAAGATTTTTTCAAAAAACTTTGGGAGACGATTTTAGCGAAAAAGACTTTTAAAGGTGTAATTAGAAATCTAGATAAAGATGGAAAAACATACTATGTACAGAGCACAATAAAACCTATATTGGATAATAAAGGTAATATTCAAGAGTTTTTTTCGATTCGTCAAGATATTACCCATACCATGAATCCAAAAAAACTACTTTTAGAAGCTCTTAAAGAGGTCAAAAATAAACTCTTTGTTTTAATGAAACTCGAGCAATATAGCTTACTTGAAGAATTTTATCCTCAAGAGATACTTGAAAAGCTAGAAAAAAAAGTACTTAATTATCTTAATACTTTTTTCTATCAATATTTTCATACGGATTACATATTTCATCTTGGTAATGGAGAATATGCGCTTTTAATTGAAAAAAATTTAAGTAACGAACAAATAGTAGAGTCATTGAAAAAAGTCCAAAAGAAGATCCAGCAAGATGAAATTATTATAGACCAATTTATCCAATACAATATCTCTGTATTGATAAGTGTTGTTTATGAGGGTGATTACTTTTATGAGTCGGCGATTTTTGGGCTAAAAAAATTGGAAAAAGAGCAAAAATATTTTATAGTTGCCAATAATTTGGCAAATGAGTATAGAAAAAGGGTTAAAGAAAATATAAAAGTTATCAAAGAGATAAAATATGCTCTTAATAACGACTCTATTTTAGTTTATTATCAACCCATAGTAGATTCAAATACTTCAGAAATAGTAAAATATGAAGCTCTTGTGCGTATGCGTTCTTCTAATGGTGAGATAAAGAGCCCCTTTTACTTTTTAGGTGCTTCTAAATTAAGTAATCTCTATCCAAAGATAACGCAAACAGTTATCGAGAGAACCATTACTCTTTTGCATAATACCGATAAGCGGGTTAGTATTAATCTTTCCGTTTTGGATATCGAAAATGATGAGATGCGTTCAAATATAATCCATATTCTCTCAGAACATCGTCCTTGCGTTGATAGAATAACTTTTGAGTTGCTTGAAGATGAAAAGGTACATGATTTTAAGGTTGTAAAAAACTTTATTAAACTCATAAAATCTATGGGCGCCACTATAGCGATTGATGATTTTGGCAAAGGTTACTCAAACTACTCCAGGCTTATTGAGTATGAGCCAGATTTTTTGAAAATTGATGGCTCTTTGATTAAAGATATAGATCGAAATCCTATTAGCCATTCAGTGGTAAAGAGTATAGTAACGTTTGCTAAAGAGCAAAAAATGAAGACCGTTGCAGAGTTTGTGGAAAATGATATTACAGTTAAGATATTGCAAAACTTGGGTGTTGATTTAGTACAAGGCTATTTTTTTGGCAAACCTCAGCCTTTAGAGTTTAAAGATGGCGGAAATGTTTGA
- a CDS encoding hybrid sensor histidine kinase/response regulator → MAEMFDVLIIEDSKTINNILSKRLEELGLQVTQTFTLKEAEERLSQKKYDFLILDLHLPDGEGIDLLGSIQTITDTKIIVLTSTADDESLRQELFNRGILDYIIKDQNFLYSVEEVIKIFEHFLSRKKKNMIIIDDSKFVVRQVKRVLDTRNYNVDGIHTGKEGLELLEKKEYELIILDIELPDLHGLEVLKRIRDKPSLIHLPIIVLSGSNTPGLVRKILKSGANDYIKKPFVAEEFILKVDFWIDYFEQQMQLKRKTIEMQRLNERLEKIVKAEVAKNVEQEKMLLAQSRLAAMGELIAIIAHQWRQPINVISTIANNVKIWLELKEYDIEKIKENCENILRQINYLDTTMEDFRNFFMPQKEMVKTDFGKIVQKAVEILEHLLYIKDIELVIEKKSVEKLETYENELLQVVINIIKNAVDAMENKNRRKIKILIDGCKLEIADSGGGVPSKILTKIFEPYFSTKGQKGTGLGLYLSKRIVEERCNGKLEVRNEKEGAIFTIELCKS, encoded by the coding sequence ATGGCGGAAATGTTTGATGTATTGATAATCGAAGATTCTAAAACTATTAATAATATACTTTCTAAAAGACTTGAAGAGTTGGGTTTACAAGTAACTCAGACCTTTACCCTAAAGGAAGCAGAAGAAAGGCTCTCTCAAAAAAAGTATGATTTTTTGATTTTAGATTTGCATCTGCCTGACGGCGAAGGTATAGATCTGCTAGGCAGTATCCAGACCATAACCGATACCAAGATAATAGTTCTCACCTCTACCGCCGATGACGAATCTTTAAGACAGGAATTATTTAACAGAGGGATATTGGATTATATTATAAAAGATCAAAACTTTCTCTATTCGGTAGAGGAAGTGATAAAGATTTTTGAGCATTTTTTATCCAGAAAAAAAAAGAATATGATCATTATCGATGACTCAAAATTTGTAGTACGTCAAGTTAAAAGAGTATTAGATACAAGAAACTATAATGTAGATGGTATTCATACCGGGAAAGAAGGATTGGAGCTATTAGAAAAAAAAGAGTATGAACTTATAATTTTAGATATTGAACTACCCGATCTTCACGGTTTAGAAGTTTTAAAAAGAATCAGAGATAAACCTTCTCTTATTCATTTACCTATTATTGTACTTTCTGGGAGTAATACGCCAGGTCTTGTTAGAAAGATACTCAAAAGCGGAGCGAACGATTATATTAAAAAGCCTTTTGTTGCAGAAGAGTTTATACTAAAGGTTGATTTTTGGATAGATTACTTTGAACAGCAGATGCAGCTAAAGCGTAAAACTATTGAGATGCAGCGACTAAACGAGCGGCTTGAAAAGATAGTTAAAGCTGAAGTTGCGAAGAATGTCGAACAAGAAAAGATGCTGCTTGCACAATCTAGACTTGCGGCTATGGGTGAGCTTATAGCAATCATTGCTCATCAATGGAGACAGCCTATTAATGTTATTAGTACAATAGCGAATAACGTTAAGATATGGCTAGAACTTAAAGAGTATGATATAGAAAAGATTAAAGAGAACTGTGAAAATATCTTAAGACAGATTAACTATTTAGATACTACAATGGAAGATTTTAGAAATTTTTTTATGCCGCAAAAGGAGATGGTAAAAACCGATTTTGGCAAAATTGTACAGAAAGCGGTAGAGATTTTAGAACATCTACTTTATATAAAAGATATCGAGCTAGTTATAGAAAAAAAATCTGTTGAAAAGTTAGAGACATATGAAAATGAACTTTTGCAAGTAGTCATTAATATTATCAAAAACGCCGTTGATGCCATGGAAAATAAAAATAGAAGAAAAATCAAAATTTTGATAGATGGTTGTAAACTAGAAATAGCCGATAGCGGAGGAGGAGTGCCATCTAAAATTTTAACAAAGATTTTTGAACCCTATTTTAGTACAAAAGGACAAAAGGGTACAGGACTAGGACTATATTTGAGCAAACGTATTGTAGAGGAACGTTGCAATGGAAAATTGGAGGTGCGAAACGAAAAGGAAGGGGCGATTTTTACCATAGAATTATGTAAAAGTTAA
- a CDS encoding transposase, producing the protein MRYINTEEVKKAIKEGKGIDIDEILEEFKGLLKEVYQTATEVELTEHLGYEKHQVSDNPNYRNGYSEKTLKSKYGDIEVKIPRDRNATFEPKLIKKRQTLIKGTEDLILSLYAKGMSEQISTPS; encoded by the coding sequence ATGAGGTATATCAATACAGAAGAGGTAAAAAAAGCTATCAAAGAGGGAAAGGGGATAGATATTGATGAGATCTTGGAAGAATTCAAAGGTCTTTTAAAAGAGGTTTATCAGACTGCTACAGAAGTAGAGTTAACTGAGCATTTAGGATATGAGAAGCATCAAGTTTCAGATAATCCAAATTATCGTAATGGGTACAGTGAAAAAACTTTAAAGTCCAAATATGGGGATATAGAGGTTAAGATACCAAGAGACAGAAACGCTACCTTCGAACCAAAGCTTATCAAGAAGCGACAGACTCTCATAAAGGGGACAGAAGATTTAATTTTGTCTTTATATGCAAAAGGGATGAGTGAACAGATTTCAACACCATCTTGA
- a CDS encoding transposase gives MNRFQHHLDDLYGYELSIQTISNITEAIIDKAKEWHSRPLEAIYPIIFMDATVLKIRVDRVV, from the coding sequence GTGAACAGATTTCAACACCATCTTGATGATTTATATGGGTATGAACTTTCTATTCAGACAATTTCCAATATAACAGAAGCAATAATAGATAAGGCAAAAGAGTGGCATAGTCGTCCGCTAGAGGCAATATATCCGATAATATTTATGGATGCTACAGTTTTAAAAATAAGAGTGGATAGAGTAGTATAA
- a CDS encoding CYTH and CHAD domain-containing protein, with amino-acid sequence MALEIEKKFLLKPFNIENFLKKAGLNYKSFDISQFYIFDSNTPIRIRKFGKKYFLTLKKGEGLAREEFEREITKDEFENILSNYKDIYSLYKTRYKVKTRKKIYEIDRFEKELKGLFFLEVEFKDEKEAKYFNIDKRFKQLILEDVTEDIRFSNFFLAKNQNIPTLQNCENILNIEEIAPLCSTKEASKTILHSLFRRAEYYREKILTGDEDIENLHQIRVSLRKMLVFLKEFKEFFQKKWFETIYSQTKEVMSSTNKKRDIDVLLSNFDEYLSHLPPSMKDYLKDFKDKLQEIQEKEQKRILELLKSEKFKNIKNLIDSISFTAKASFPIIVTSYKIIKKREKKIFFLAKSIVKNTPAYKYHELRIQFKRIRYLLEFFSRLYQKKETQIFIKNCKNIQDILGRHQDLEVQRIHIKEYLKKRDFSFDTILSVGKLIGDMEFEEFKQRKLFRKLYKKLSKRLKSSIIF; translated from the coding sequence ATGGCTCTTGAGATTGAGAAAAAATTTCTTCTAAAGCCTTTCAATATAGAAAACTTCCTGAAAAAAGCTGGACTAAACTACAAATCTTTCGATATCTCACAGTTTTATATATTTGATTCAAACACTCCTATCAGAATCAGGAAGTTTGGAAAAAAATACTTTCTAACATTAAAAAAAGGCGAAGGGCTTGCAAGAGAGGAGTTTGAAAGAGAGATAACCAAAGACGAGTTTGAAAATATCTTATCAAATTATAAAGATATCTACTCCTTGTATAAAACGAGATATAAAGTCAAAACAAGAAAAAAGATCTATGAGATAGATAGATTTGAAAAAGAGCTAAAAGGACTCTTTTTTTTAGAAGTAGAGTTTAAAGATGAGAAAGAAGCCAAATATTTCAATATAGATAAAAGATTTAAACAGCTTATTTTAGAAGATGTTACTGAAGATATAAGATTTTCCAATTTTTTCTTGGCTAAAAACCAAAATATTCCCACTTTACAAAACTGCGAAAATATTTTAAATATTGAAGAGATTGCTCCTCTTTGTAGTACTAAAGAGGCCTCTAAAACTATTTTGCATTCTCTTTTTAGAAGAGCTGAATATTACAGAGAAAAAATATTAACAGGCGATGAAGATATAGAAAATCTTCATCAGATTAGAGTCTCTCTAAGAAAAATGTTAGTCTTTTTGAAAGAGTTTAAAGAGTTTTTTCAAAAAAAGTGGTTTGAAACCATATATTCTCAAACAAAAGAGGTTATGTCATCCACAAACAAAAAAAGGGATATAGACGTTTTACTTTCCAATTTCGATGAATATCTCTCACATCTTCCTCCTTCTATGAAAGATTATTTAAAGGATTTCAAAGATAAATTACAAGAGATTCAAGAAAAAGAGCAAAAAAGAATTTTAGAACTTTTAAAAAGTGAAAAATTCAAAAATATCAAAAATCTGATTGACTCGATTTCGTTTACTGCAAAAGCTAGCTTTCCAATCATTGTTACTTCGTATAAAATCATAAAAAAAAGGGAGAAAAAAATATTTTTTCTAGCAAAATCGATAGTAAAAAATACACCTGCTTATAAATATCATGAGCTAAGAATCCAATTTAAAAGGATCCGCTATCTACTAGAGTTCTTCTCTCGCCTCTATCAAAAAAAAGAGACGCAAATATTTATAAAAAACTGCAAAAATATTCAAGATATTTTAGGAAGGCATCAAGATCTTGAAGTACAAAGAATCCATATTAAAGAGTATTTAAAAAAGAGAGATTTCTCATTTGATACGATTTTAAGTGTAGGAAAGCTAATAGGAGATATGGAGTTTGAAGAGTTTAAACAGAGAAAATTATTTAGAAAACTTTATAAAAAACTTTCTAAAAGACTAAAATCATCCATCATTTTTTAG
- the rpsU gene encoding 30S ribosomal protein S21 translates to MPGIIVNPNESFEEAYRRFKKQVDRNLIVTEARARRFYKPPTEIRKEEKIKARKKALRRLWMLRRYEAKL, encoded by the coding sequence ATGCCCGGCATTATAGTTAATCCAAATGAGAGTTTTGAAGAAGCGTATAGAAGATTTAAAAAACAGGTAGATAGAAACCTTATAGTTACAGAAGCACGAGCAAGAAGATTTTATAAACCACCCACTGAAATAAGAAAAGAGGAAAAGATAAAAGCTAGAAAGAAAGCTTTAAGACGCCTTTGGATGCTAAGACGCTACGAAGCAAAACTTTAA
- the hemJ gene encoding protoporphyrinogen oxidase HemJ — MEYYSWILAFHIVSFISWMAMLFYLPRLYVYHTEFKDKKDFVEIVKIQEAKLYNFIGVPAFWATLLSGLAMIAINPGLFKSGMWLHIKLTAVILLIAYHFSLGYFRKKLLNDECTKSGKFFRAYNEVPTILMIIIVVMVIVKPI; from the coding sequence ATGGAGTATTATAGCTGGATTTTGGCTTTTCATATTGTTAGTTTTATTAGCTGGATGGCTATGCTTTTCTACCTTCCGAGACTCTATGTTTATCACACAGAGTTTAAGGATAAAAAAGATTTCGTTGAGATTGTAAAGATACAAGAAGCAAAACTTTACAATTTTATAGGAGTACCAGCTTTTTGGGCTACGCTATTAAGCGGACTTGCTATGATTGCTATAAATCCCGGACTTTTTAAAAGCGGTATGTGGCTTCATATTAAATTAACCGCAGTAATACTTCTTATAGCATACCATTTTAGTTTAGGATATTTTAGAAAAAAGTTACTAAATGATGAATGCACAAAAAGCGGAAAGTTTTTTAGAGCGTACAATGAAGTGCCAACTATCTTGATGATTATCATAGTGGTTATGGTTATAGTTAAACCGATATGA
- a CDS encoding patatin-like phospholipase family protein, producing the protein MKRAAVFSGGGARCMAQLGYLSFLKEMGVEFECYSGVSGGAIVASFLAKGYKPKEIFEILKSIDYKKLIKLNIFGGSIFHLKKVYPLLRDFGLKDFSDLKYKLYVAVTDYETYETIYRDSGDLAKYLIASSSLIPVFSPFEVDGRVYIDGGFTDNLPVTPCVDSDFILAINVNPPLRFKNSLWGNFYRAGYIMLNTNIRYSKQKAHKYVEIKKCGVFSIFDTKNFDKIYEAGYEEAENDIEFWKRI; encoded by the coding sequence ATGAAAAGAGCTGCAGTTTTTAGCGGAGGTGGAGCAAGATGTATGGCTCAGCTTGGTTACCTCTCTTTTTTAAAAGAGATGGGAGTCGAGTTTGAATGCTATAGCGGAGTTAGCGGAGGTGCTATAGTGGCTTCCTTTTTGGCAAAAGGGTATAAGCCAAAAGAGATTTTTGAGATACTAAAATCGATAGATTATAAAAAGTTAATCAAACTAAATATATTTGGAGGCTCCATATTTCACCTAAAAAAAGTTTATCCTTTATTGAGAGATTTTGGATTAAAAGATTTTAGCGATTTAAAATATAAACTCTATGTTGCCGTAACAGATTATGAGACTTATGAGACAATCTACAGAGATAGTGGCGATTTGGCAAAATATCTTATAGCTTCTTCCTCTTTGATTCCAGTTTTTTCTCCCTTCGAAGTGGATGGGAGAGTATATATTGATGGTGGTTTTACAGATAATCTGCCGGTTACTCCTTGTGTAGATAGCGATTTTATTTTGGCTATTAATGTAAATCCTCCTCTTAGATTTAAAAACAGCTTATGGGGCAATTTCTATAGGGCTGGGTATATAATGCTAAATACTAATATAAGATATTCAAAACAGAAAGCCCATAAATATGTAGAAATTAAAAAGTGCGGAGTTTTTTCCATATTTGATACGAAAAATTTCGATAAAATTTATGAAGCGGGATATGAAGAAGCTGAAAATGATATAGAGTTTTGGAAAAGGATATGA
- a CDS encoding pyridoxamine 5'-phosphate oxidase family protein yields MDKIIEKYIKAHHLLTLAVCGKGEPYCANCFYAFNIENRSLIFASDIKTKHMKEAISNPKIAGTVSKETKNIGKIQGIQFTGRLKNSLTFEEIRSYFEKFPFAKNHKPLLWSIELDFVKLTDNLLGFGKKIVWQRV; encoded by the coding sequence ATGGACAAAATAATCGAAAAGTATATAAAAGCTCATCATCTACTCACACTTGCGGTTTGTGGAAAGGGGGAGCCTTACTGTGCCAACTGCTTTTACGCTTTTAACATAGAAAACAGAAGTTTAATATTTGCTTCGGATATAAAAACAAAACATATGAAAGAAGCTATCTCAAATCCTAAAATTGCAGGGACGGTATCGAAAGAAACAAAAAATATAGGAAAAATTCAAGGTATCCAGTTTACAGGCAGACTTAAAAATTCCCTAACATTTGAAGAAATAAGAAGCTATTTTGAAAAGTTTCCCTTTGCAAAAAACCATAAACCCCTTCTTTGGTCGATAGAGCTCGACTTTGTGAAACTTACCGACAATCTTTTGGGGTTTGGGAAAAAAATAGTCTGGCAAAGAGTTTAA
- a CDS encoding YqaA family protein has protein sequence MLGYFLLFLSAFAAATFLPIYSEGMLIYYLHQGLNPFFLLLNASVGNTLGSLLNYFIGLKGTDYLIKKRYLKQKEIEKTQKYFEKLGPFALLLSWAPVIGDPITFIAGVMHYDLKKFLFLVFLAKLGRYLFVLQGYNIATG, from the coding sequence ATGCTTGGATATTTTTTACTTTTCTTATCCGCTTTTGCTGCGGCAACTTTTTTGCCTATATATAGTGAAGGGATGCTTATTTATTATCTTCATCAAGGACTAAATCCTTTCTTTTTGTTACTCAATGCATCTGTAGGAAACACTTTGGGCTCTTTACTTAACTATTTTATAGGCTTAAAAGGGACCGACTATCTTATTAAAAAAAGATATCTAAAACAAAAAGAGATAGAAAAAACTCAAAAATATTTTGAAAAACTAGGACCCTTTGCCCTTTTACTCTCTTGGGCGCCGGTTATCGGAGATCCTATCACATTCATAGCGGGAGTTATGCATTATGATCTTAAAAAATTTCTGTTTTTGGTATTTTTAGCTAAACTTGGAAGATATCTGTTTGTCTTGCAAGGATACAACATAGCTACAGGATAA